The Hevea brasiliensis isolate MT/VB/25A 57/8 chromosome 9, ASM3005281v1, whole genome shotgun sequence nucleotide sequence gttaaggtggatgagtggctatactagactagataaagttcgtaatgagagtattagagaaaaggtaggagtggtgccaattgaagataagttgagagaagggagattgaggtggtttggtcatgtgaagcgtagacatacggaggctctagttagacaagtagagcacattaggttagaggatagaaagaaaaaaagggtagacctaaattgacttggaggagagtagtacaacatgatttagaagcattacacatttttgaagatttaacccaaaatcgttcagagtggaaaaagcaaatccatatagccgaccccaaatttttgggataaaggcttagttgagttgagttgagttgagtattcaagagctttaaagactttgagctaccattggcaaatcaactcatctcttctttatagtttgatttgtattgagtaagagtgagtgttaaaacattaagttgcatttaagagaggttgtacaagcacttattgaagcttgagagagagtaagtgcttgagatagcacttgtgaagggttcaagctaccttggtaaaagcttggtgttgaaaaagtgtaaagggcttttggtctcttgcctttaaaagagcaaatagtggagagaagactcaaagagggttctttgagagagtggatgtaggctagttaagccaaaccactataaaaatcattgtgtttgatctctctaaccttaacctctttacttttgtgcaatttaatttttatacatgaccttgaatgttgattgaatatattgagttggtatatttgaggatttatgagtatgatgagaaattagttgaaAGTCTTGTGATGCATGTTTTGATAGCcataaatattgattaaagcttgacttgcaacttaggaacactttattgaaatacatatcactgtcattatatattaagaagcacctagttgaataaagctacaatttttcattaggctacaagcaagggccgaaaaattgttaaagtccaattcacccctcttggactattttgggacaacaaattggtatcagaggctgtctctcttgcttagggtgttacaaccttagagtgatccataatggctggtTTATCTAGCAATACTGCCGGTATACCCGCACCATTAGCTGAAGGCTACTCattcactagaccaccactcttcaatggcactaattatacattttggaaagtaagaatgagaaatttcatacaatctgtagatattgatgcatggagaattattaaaaatggtccacatgttcctcaaaaaAATAGTCCAGGAACTATAAAAGTTCCTAAACATGAAGATgtatatgatgacaatgattggaagaaaatttctataaatgctaaagctattaatattttgcattgctcacttgatcttaatgaatacaatcgtgtttcaggatgtcaatctgctaaggaaatttgggataagcttgaagtcacttatgaaggaacggatgtcgtcaaagagtccaaagcaaaccttcttatccgagattatgagctgttcgaaatgaggccaggagaatcaattgcggatatgagcacaaggtttactgatcttgtaaatcttctcaaagcacttggtaaaaaatttgaggaagcaacttgtgaagaaaattcttagatcacttccaaaatcttgggaagccaagacaacagttatccaagataccaaggattttaaaacattcacttatgatgaactcattggatctctcattgcacatgagatggtatataagaaagatgaagttgaaaatgagcaaaagaagaagaaaaacatTACTCTCAAGTCGAACaaagatgaagataagaagaaaggagttgcattcaaagctgactcaagtgacaattcaagtgcttcaagtgatgatgatgatgaaatggctatgcttgcaaaaaaattcaaaagagctttcaagaagggaggaagcaaatacaagaaattcttgaaaaagtatactcccaaggataaacatttcagggattcaaaaaaagaaattgtatgttatgagtgtcacaaacctagACATATCAAGcacaaatgtccattactcaaaaagaagaaaggaaaaaaagataggagcaagaaagctaagaaagtagtatggagcaatagtgaagaatcttcaaatgatgaatcaagtgacaaagagactgctcttccttgtatgatggcacttgaagagaaagtcgagagttcacaaaaggaagaagaaagtgacaatgaggtaaactATTATGAACCTCCTAATGTAAAAGAACTTGAACTTacatttgctagagtatatgatgagtatagaaattacaagagaaaatgcactaaaatgaatttagaaattgaatcattgagatcacaaaatattgccatgtccaatgtgtataaagaaaatgaattttacaaaggacaaattgccttgtttaaagaactagatttagaattgaaaatctcaaaagaaacttgtgaaatgctcattgagaaaaataaagttcttgaagctaaaatagaatctttgacaaatgatttgacaaaatttataaaaggaaaagaaactctaaatgtacttcttggaaaccaaagaatttcaaatgaaaaatatggaattggttttaatggtttcatgaactatggcAAATATAAGaattatttcattaaagcatctataTCCTCTTTGCCCAATATCatatgttattattgcaataaaagatgtcatatgattagttcttgtgcacttaggaaggatcttcttaaggtaaagaaggtatgggtgccaaagggaaccttacctaaggtcatTAACcctaaggacccaaagttgcttgggtacctaaagttcAACGATTAAATTTtaggtttgtttcaaagggatgaaggaaagtgaaaaatggtatatagatagtggttgttcaaagcacatgaccaGTGAAAAGGACatgttttcaaaaatcacaatggaaGATGGAGGACACGTAAAATTTAGAGATAAAGGGAaatgaaaaataattggaaatggcacaattggaaccaaaccttgcattgaagatgtgtcgcttattgaaggtttgaaatataacttgctaagtgtaagccaactttgtgataaaggttttgaggtaaaattcacttcttctctatgtacaatcaataacttagataatgacacattgttcattgctAATAGATCTAATAAtatttacttgcttgacatgaataattttaaaactaatcatggtacatgtctagtatcttttgataactctagttatttgtggcatagaagactgggtcatgcaagcatgcatacactctcaaaattgtctaagaaagaacttgttaatggtcttcccaagattaattatgaaaatgaatttcaatgtagagcatgtgcactaggaaagcatactagagcatcttttaaatctaaaaatattgtgtctaccactaggccattagaattgcttcatcttaatttatttggacccgtatctcctactagtcttggtgggaagACATATGCGTTAGTTATTGTTgttgactattcaagatatacatggacattcttccttgctcacaaagatgaaacttttgagaaattcacctcttttaataaaatagttcaaaatgaaaaaggtttttgcATTATATCTATAAGAAGTTatcatggaactgaatttgaaaattatttatttgagAGATATTGTAATAAACatggaatcaaccataatttttcagcCCCTAGAACACCATAACAAAATGAGGTTGTAGAAaaaaaaataggactttgcaagaaatgactagaactatgttgaatgaaaataatttgccaaagtacttttgggctgaagctattaatacatcttgctatgtgttaaatagaattttgattagactaattttgaaaaagaccccctatgagctgtggaaaggaagaaaaccaaatatctcatatttcaaagcatttggtttttagtgctatattttaaataataagaaggataacttaaagaaatttgatgctaaatctgattaaggaatctttcttgggtattcaacaaagagtaaagcttatagagtgttcaatagaagaactttagttattgaggaaactatttatattttgtttgatgagactaacccttctattagaaggaaaaatgtttgtgatgataataatgagcaggtgattggaaaagaaaatataatatcaagtcaagaaatggaacaaattgatgacaaagatgaagaaactcaaggagataCCACAATAGATATCCATAATGCCAacaatgatcaaatcaatgaagaaatgccaaatttgaaagaattacaagtgaatgagccccaacatgaagatttacctaaagaatggagattctaTAGAAATCATCtccaagaagacattattgatgattcatctcagaggatgatgactagagcacaattgagaagatattttggtaatgttgcttttgtttcacaaattgaacctaaatgttttgaagatgcccaaaatgatgaaagttggattcttgccatgcaagaagaaccaaattaatttgagagaaataaagtttggaatttagtgcctaaaccaaaagatcattcaattattggtactaaatgggtttttagaaacaaaatggatgaaaaaggcaatattgctagaaacaaagctagactagtggctcaaggctacaaccaagaggaagggattgattttgatgaaacctttgctccagttgctagaattgaagctattagaatgttgtgtgcctttacatgttacaaggattttatgatttatcaaatggatgtcaagagtgcatttctaaatggttatattgatgaggaggtgtatgttgcacaacctccaggctttgaaaatcatgagcatacaaattatgtttataaacttactaaagctttatatggtttaaaacaagctcctataGCATGGTATGAAAGACCTAGtaaatttcttttataaaatGATTTCCAAATAGGCAAAGTAgacacaacactttttgttaagaagtatcataatgatatgctcattgtgtaaatttatgttgatgatataattttttgtgctactaaagaatctctttgcaagaaattttctaaaattatgcagaatgaatttgagatgagcatgatgggggagctcacattcttccttggacttcaaattaagcaaatgaaagatggcatcttcataaatcaatcaaagtacatcaaggatatgttcaagaaatttaaaatggaagatttgaagagcatggccactcctatgagttcaacaattaaaatggacaatgatgaaaaaggtaaagaagtagatacaaagctttatagaggtatgattggctctcttttgtaccttactgcatctagaccagacatacactttagtgtttgcttgtgtgcaagatttcaatcatgtctaaaagaatcccatctaagtgcagttaaaagaatCTTTAGATACCTCATTGGCACATACTTAATtagtttatggtatccaaaatgtgaatcatttaatcttattggttatagtgattccgattttgctggaagtagattggatagaaaaagtacttcaggtacttgtcaatttcttggtcttgcactagtttcttggcacagtaagaaacaaacttcagtggctttatctacagctgaggcagaatatatagctgctggtagttatgttgctcaaattttatggatgaaacaataattggaagattttggtttaaaaaataatcttgttccaattaggtgtgacaacacaagtgccataaacttgatcaaaaatccaatccaacattcaagaacaagatatattgagatcagacatcattttattagagatcatgtccaAAATGGAAATGTCAAAAAAGAATTTGTTGCCTCTGAAGATCAActtgctgatatttttacaaaaccacttaatgaggaaaccttttgtaaaattagaagggaaatttgTATGAGTGAACCACTTACTTCAAATTTAATtcatagtaatttaatatatctGCATATTATCCAATGTGTGAGTAATTTGCTGTGATATAAGTTTGCTGAGAAAACTCTAAAGAACATTAGCTAACTTATTTATATACTCGAGAAATTAGTTTgctaagttgtatgctaatgttgcgtgactaaaattagtttgctatatcgtgtactgttcaaatttcaaaccaaaaagTAATTGTGCTTGAAACTTTCTGCGCGTCAAACAATGCACTTACCTATTCACATTTTGGTGTCACATTCTCAGTGCTGTGTCAGACATAtagaaatttatatatatatatatatatgaagtttAGATAAGGTACACTAGAAtagaaaagcgcgggactcaagaaACTTAAACCTCTGCTACACGAAACCGTCACCCATTTCTTTCCTCTCTCCTCTGCATTGGCCTACGGCATTACTCCTCCAAAATTTTTTTTGGCAAACCTACCCATTTTCATCAGAACAcctatctctctcatctctccttcatTCATCACTGTACTGAAAGCCATTTTAGATTTCACCATTCTTCATAGTCTCCATTTCCCATCTATGGCTTGCACTAAAAGAAAAACCCCTGCTGCTATTGCTGTTTCTTCGTCCTCGTTGCCATCTGAAGATCTCTCTGTCGCCGCATTACATGAGAAAttgaaggaaaagaagaaaacacCAGAACCTGAATCAACTAGTGCATCCTCCAACCCATCTAGGGTAGCCGAACCTGCTGTATCGGCACCATAAAAGAAAAAGGGAGAAAAATGCGCGGGATTGATACCCAACTCAAAAAGGGTGCTGCACAATCTTCGGGTTCTGTTGATAAAGCGCTGCTTGATTGTAAATTCATAAAATGGGACTAGTTTGgtcaggtaaattttcaattcaaagaactttttgaatttcaagaatggatgactgatcttttgatggtgtttttgttacattagtggagattggaataggagaattgcctatgggattgtgatatcgttaatccattcatttacttccatcattatttgagatacTTTAGcttatggattaccctatagtctatttaggcacgattattctttgtgattgattggtttgggcatgatgatatggataattgacccaaggctaagcggtgataactttggttaggattgaattctttgtatcttgaaagtgggtatatggtttgttggtggctaaaagtaagcttgagagtttggataagtaattttcataaatttaaggtaaggtaccccaaattgcattaattgttttaaatttgcttgaggacaagcaaaggtttgagtttgggggaatttgttacactcatttcatatagacattttagggtagttttgcattcattttgcacttatattttagtatattttatgtttttagctttattttagcctaTTTGTTgaatttaaatactttatatttgatttttgtaattttgttgtttttgataggattttgtggcaaatcaaggatcaatgagtgcattaggaagtgatttgaagaaatttggaatccTTTAACCatagaggaaaattgaagaaatcaagccttgaaagagaaACAAACCAgtagaaatttgcttgagaccttgcttaaggtcatgctcgagtaaagcggcaatgcttaaggtgcggcacaagtcaagcatgagcgagaaaagtccattttactataagtcctgcgagatttgctgaaggtctgcaaCCTTAAGCGACGGTCGTCGAggctaaatttgctaagaagccgcttagggttaagccgaaccctaagcagaatgcccagaacgtgaaagtgctgctgacttggataattttacacctcatttcctatctactccttgtcttttatttacttttagggtaacttttagggaccatataaattcatcatttccttatttttgccagaAGAGGAAGGGAGgaggaaaaacaaaaggaaagaaaatttaatagaaagaAGAGGAGACGCCATTCTCTCTTGGAAGAAGGAGCTGCTGCACgcatttggagctccagaaaccagagactttggttcttccacctgggttttcccatttcagtccttttatcatgtttttctttattcttccatctatatttcttgtaaataccataatgagtgagtaattcctttagatttcagagttgggaaatatgttttagattaatttgtggatttggattgggtatttccttattttatatgaatatgagttttgattccttccttgtgtgcttgatttacttgcccaatgttggtacccattgggtattgtgttaatctttgattgaaggaccgaaaggtgaaggtcattgatagttaatcaaggattggaacttaaaatcacctagatttagaaataaactaggactttaagaggaattaattattggttacaaaacttaatgggttttaaagtaatcaaatacatacgaaagtaggtttggttattttagaatacactttgatttgcttgaaaaagatatcaaaggaatttaggatcaatttccttcaaactctatttttccctaaaaattggaatgcccaagacaaatcccaattaatttatgcataaacccccaactctgggatcacttttatcataattagactttcgtttaaattacccattgtcaatttcagtttaattgcgagctagatttagaatttatttgtttgctctttacccatttcaattagattaatcaatttaccttgctcatttacatttaccttttattcataaatcattagcccaaataatcgcttcattcatagtttagtaatcaaacagcaaatcctcgtgggaacgatacttgattcatcactttattacttgagacgacccgtatacttgcggataagtcacaacaagttattacttgagacgacccaaatttctcttggggaggtagacaagggcaaaatcagaattttcagcaaccttctggatatcaacaacatcagaattttcagcagaatagagggcctcctcctggaatttctaaacctcaaaatgtacctgctccacctctaccacaacaagcacaactagacaagacagctagattggaatctatgattgaaactcttcttgtgagccatcaaagtcaacaagaaatgatttctcaattagcatctaaagtggatcaaatggcaacacacaacaagatgttagagaatcaaatagctcaacaagctagctttTCAAATAGCAAAGCttttgggaagcttcctagccaacctGAGAATCCAAGAGAGCAATGCAATGctgttactttaagaagtggaaagGTAATGGGGGAAGAACACGAAATTGAAGTAAagttgaaagaaaagaaagatgagTGTGAGAGTGAATCCACTTCAACTAAAGCTAAAGCTAGTAAGGAAGCAAATGAAGAGaaagaagataaaaagaaaatagaagagaaaTATGTGCCTCCTGCACCATACAAGCCACCATTGCCCTTTCCTCAGAGGTTTCATAAAGCACAATTAGATAAGCAGTTTGGGAAATTCCTTGAAGTTttgaagaagttgtatatcaacatTCCATTCACCGATGTCATTtctcaaatgccttcttatgctaagtttttgagggagattttatcaaataaaagaaGGTTGGAAGATTATGAAACTGTTGCACTTACTGAGAAGTGCAGTGCTTTATTACAGAACAAGCTCCCACCAAAGCTGAAAGATCCTGGaagtttttccataccatgtcacattggagaAACAAGTATTGAGAGAGCATTATGTGACTTGGGGGCTAGTGTTAGCTTGATGCCACTTTCCATATGTGAGAAGTTAAAGGTTAGAGATCTAAAGCCCACAACTATTTCTTTGCGCTTATGATTGTGTGTCTATAAAGTATCCAGTTGGGATTTTAGAGAATGTACCATTAAAAGTTGGAAAGTTTTTCATTCCGGTGGATTTTATTGTActagagatggaggaggatgtaagaACGCCCATCATACTTGGAAGGCCATTTTTAGCCACTGCAGGAGCTAATATAGATGTAAAGAATGGGAAATTGAAGTTGTGATGGAGAGGAGGAAATAGAGTTTAATTTATTCCAAAATTCCAAGGAACCAGCTGTGTTGAATTCTTGTTATAGGGTAGATGTTATAGAGCATGATGCTGAAACTGAAGTTACTAAACTAGAGGAAAATCAAGCTATTCCAATGCAATGCAATCAGCATAAAGTGCAAAAGAAAAAGTCAGCTTCACCATCTCGTttgattaacaatgaagcttcaaaagttaagctcaagcctccatcaaaatcactcaaaagAGGAGATTCATCTAAAGTTTGTAAGAATATTCCTCAAGATATAGTTGGGATTACAACAAAGCAATGTATTTTCACACATAATGGGAAAAAgttgaaatataaattcatttcaattttgttGTGAAGGGAGGTAATATTTTCCAATTCCAACCACCATGAGCTTTGAaaagaaggtcaagcttaagaccttaaacaagcgcttcttgggaggcaacccaagcgtatccttttatagttcattaattttccatttcatttcactttcagttttcaccctcattaatctcaaaagtgacatttgtttatcttttgtaggtaattcatgaagattgggcaagtttacacttgttgcaaaaacaaagaattaaagggaagcaagtataagcaacattctgcactttatgcagtacctgtgaacagtaacacctttaaacttgtgctaaattgctaAAATTGCagtctacttgatagcacatgtttgattttgtgttttgtgtaaattctgtgaaatgcaacttgaatgaggatcaattttgatatttaggactgatgagagctttattgaagtgcaaaaatagtgtttgttaagttttaccttttagtgtatatataattttgtagtctgacaggaatttacatgtttttgtttgatttgctGCTAGTTTTGTAATCTGATTTTTGTTCTATTCATGCTCTGTTCATCTTTGCTAAAAGGTCAATTTCtacatttttttaaattcttggtTGATTGGAACTTATGCAAATCTTCTTGAAAATATGCTTTTGGTGTAAGTTTAGGAAGGAGACCATTTCATTTAAATGTGCAAAAATGATAATCACAATTGGTGCCTAAAATGGACAATGATTGCAAAAGCTAAATGAACATGTGCTATGCCTAGTAAGTTGTGAGAGAGATGAACTGAAATCCCtaaattttatggtgtttgtgtaTATTTGGTAACTGCTGAGGGTTACAATGGCATTCCATAACTTTTGGACTGATTTTGGTGAGCAAAACCACAATTTTgcccaaaacctgccgaaacttgctgatgacaTTGCTTGTCAAGCAAAGTCTTAAGCAACTTCTGCTGAACATTATGCCTAACCCTAAGCATGACCCAAATTACCACATGTCTACCCCACATTTTAAAAGGCCCAGCATTTCCGCCA carries:
- the LOC131182802 gene encoding uncharacterized protein LOC131182802, with amino-acid sequence MGEEHEIEVKLKEKKDECESESTSTKAKASKEANEEKEDKKKIEEKYVPPAPYKPPLPFPQRFHKAQLDKQFGKFLEVLKKLLEDYETVALTEKCSALLQNKLPPKLKDPGSFSIPCHIGETSIERALCDLGASVSLMPLSICEKLKYPVGILENVPLKVGKFFIPVDFIVLEMEEDVRTPIILGRPFLATAGANIDVKNGKLKL